A section of the Mycolicibacterium anyangense genome encodes:
- a CDS encoding SAF domain-containing protein: MGESLNPTLLDRLSRALRPDFARTVLARRIAAAVLVVLAGVAALRPDPGRAHTDVLVAAHDLSPGITLTADDMRVESRSAASLPDGYQRAMTELVGSTLAGPVRRGEVLTDVRVLGSRLAGLTAGPEARVVPLHLADAAVLDLIRPGDVVDVLGAVSAEPDSQPRMVAAGAIVVLVSPKPKGVGSADDRVVLVALPAPAATALAGATLVQAVTLTIH, encoded by the coding sequence ATGGGCGAGTCGCTCAATCCGACACTGCTGGACCGTCTTTCCCGCGCGCTGCGACCCGACTTCGCGCGCACCGTCCTGGCCCGCCGCATTGCCGCCGCGGTGCTGGTAGTGCTGGCGGGCGTGGCAGCCCTGCGGCCCGACCCTGGTCGGGCCCACACCGACGTGCTCGTCGCGGCCCATGACCTCAGCCCCGGCATCACCCTGACCGCCGATGACATGAGGGTCGAAAGCCGTTCTGCGGCATCACTTCCCGACGGCTATCAGCGGGCCATGACCGAGTTGGTCGGCTCCACACTGGCCGGCCCGGTCCGTCGGGGCGAGGTTCTCACCGATGTGCGGGTGCTGGGGTCGCGACTGGCCGGGTTGACGGCCGGACCTGAGGCCAGGGTGGTCCCCCTGCACCTGGCCGACGCGGCGGTCCTGGACCTGATCCGGCCCGGCGATGTGGTCGACGTACTCGGTGCGGTGTCGGCAGAACCGGACTCCCAGCCACGGATGGTCGCCGCCGGCGCCATCGTGGTGCTGGTGTCCCCGAAACCGAAGGGTGTGGGTTCGGCTGACGACCGGGTGGTCTTGGTGGCGCTACCGGCCCCGGCGGCCACCGCGCTGGCCGGTGCGACGCTGGTGCAGGCCGTCACACTGACGATCCACTAG
- the mscL gene encoding large-conductance mechanosensitive channel protein MscL, which yields MLKGFKEFLARGNIVDLSVAVVIGTAFTALVTKFTDSILQPLINRIGADKNTEYGILQIGIGGGQTIDLNVVLSAAINFVLVAAVVYFLVVVPYNRLRKKGEVEQADDTQLSLLTEIRDLLADANGATKKVTGPGTGPSPDTATHTSADRD from the coding sequence ATGTTGAAAGGCTTCAAGGAGTTCCTCGCCCGCGGCAACATCGTGGACCTGTCGGTCGCGGTGGTGATCGGTACCGCGTTCACCGCGCTGGTCACCAAGTTCACCGACAGCATCCTGCAGCCGCTCATCAATCGGATCGGGGCGGACAAGAACACCGAGTACGGCATTCTGCAGATTGGGATCGGCGGCGGTCAGACGATCGACCTCAACGTCGTGCTGTCGGCGGCCATCAACTTCGTGCTCGTCGCCGCCGTCGTGTACTTCCTCGTCGTGGTGCCCTACAACCGGCTGCGCAAGAAGGGCGAGGTCGAACAGGCCGACGATACCCAGCTCAGCCTGCTGACCGAGATCCGCGATCTGCTCGCCGACGCCAACGGCGCCACCAAGAAGGTCACCGGCCCCGGCACCGGCCCGAGCCCCGATACCGCTACCCACACCAGCGCCGACCGGGACTGA
- a CDS encoding MspA family porin, whose product MKVIGRVLVALVAAVAAMFVGTGTSHAGLDNQLSLVDGGGRTLTVQQWDTFLDGVFPLDRNRLTREWFHSGKAVYSVVGPGADEFAGTLELGYQVGFPWSLGVGINFSYTTPNILLDDANISPTGFNPLGSIITPNLFPGVSISADLGNGPGIQEVATFSVDVSGPNGSVAVANAHGTVTGAAGGVLLRPFARLISKAGDSVTTYGEPWNMN is encoded by the coding sequence ATGAAGGTAATCGGTCGGGTACTGGTGGCCCTCGTCGCCGCCGTCGCGGCGATGTTCGTCGGGACAGGTACCTCTCACGCAGGTTTGGACAATCAGCTGAGTCTGGTCGACGGCGGTGGCCGCACGTTGACGGTTCAGCAGTGGGACACCTTCCTGGACGGCGTGTTCCCCCTGGACCGCAACCGGCTGACCCGGGAGTGGTTCCACTCCGGCAAGGCTGTCTACAGCGTCGTCGGCCCCGGCGCCGACGAGTTCGCGGGCACCTTGGAGCTGGGCTACCAGGTCGGCTTCCCGTGGTCCCTCGGTGTGGGCATCAACTTCAGCTACACCACCCCCAACATCCTGCTCGACGACGCCAACATCTCCCCGACGGGCTTCAACCCGCTGGGCTCGATCATCACCCCGAACCTGTTCCCGGGTGTGTCGATCAGCGCTGACCTGGGCAACGGCCCCGGCATCCAGGAAGTGGCCACCTTCTCGGTGGACGTCTCGGGCCCCAACGGCTCGGTCGCCGTGGCCAACGCCCACGGCACCGTGACCGGTGCGGCCGGCGGTGTGCTGCTGCGTCCGTTCGCCCGCCTGATCTCCAAGGCCGGTGACTCCGTCACCACCTACGGCGAACCCTGGAACATGAACTGA